From a region of the Zingiber officinale cultivar Zhangliang chromosome 10B, Zo_v1.1, whole genome shotgun sequence genome:
- the LOC122028630 gene encoding homeobox-leucine zipper protein ROC8-like isoform X1: MDSGDDHDVLDSRGRKKRYHRHTPRQIQDLESMFKVCPHPDEKQRMQLSRDLGLEPRQIKFWFQNRRTQMKAQQDRSDNCLLRSENDKIRCENITMRAALKNVICPSCGSSSCTEDPYFDEQKLRMENSRLKDELDRVSSLASRYLGRPVTQLPPGQSVSISSLDLSVGCYSNPGISSSLDLDLLLRNSSSFPYAYRAGITELEKPLMMDIASNAMEEVIRLVQVDEPLWVKSGSDGREILQLETYDRMFKRSGHQLKFPDVRIEASRGSAVVVMDATTLIDMFMDASKWAELFPTIVSKARTIEVLSYGMAQSRSGSLELMYEELQVVSPVVPTREFFFLRCCQQIQPGVWVVADVSVDYPRANQLTPFSQSKRLPSGCLIEEMANGYSKVTWVEHVEIEENNLIPVLFKDLIDSGFAFGAQRWLAALQRMCDRLSCLAIVGLPTRELGAVTPSADGKKSMMKLAQRMVNNFCSNIGASNDHKWITLPGLNDAGVRVTLHKNTDAGQSSGVLLSAATTIWLPISPERVFSFFKDERTRAQWDVLSNGNTVQEVTHIMTGSHLGNCISLLRGLNSGQNTMLILQECCTDASGSAVVYSPIDIPAINVVMSGKDPSFISLLPSGFTILPDGRSVGGQGASSSSNPLGGSSGSLVTVAFQILMSSLPSAKLNMESVMTVNNLIGTTVRQIKAALNCPDI, encoded by the exons ATGGACTCCGGCGACGACCACGATGTTCTTGACTCACGCGGGAGGAAAAAACGGTACCACCGGCACACCCCGCGGCAGATTCAGGACCTCGAATC GATGTTCAAGGTGTGTCCGCACCCGGACGAGAAGCAGAGGATGCAGCTGAGCCGTGACCTTGGGCTGGAGCCGCGGCAGATCAAGTTCTGGTTCCAGAACCGGAGGACGCAGATGAAG GCACAACAAGATAGGTCGGATAACTGCTTGCTGCGCTCCGAGAACGACAAGATCAGGTGTGAGAACATCACGATGAGAGCGGCTCTTAAAAATGTCATCTGCCCTTCCTGCGGCAGCTCCTCCTGCACCGAGGACCCCTACTTCGACGAGCAGAAACTGCGGATGGAGAACTCGAGGTTGAAGGACGAG CTTGATCGTGTCTCTAGTCTAGCGTCGAGGTACCTTGGAAGGCCCGTTACCCAGCTTCCCCCGGGACAATCAGTATCCATCTCATCATTGGACCTATCTGTCGGCTGTTACAGTAATCCAGGGATAAGCTCTTCCCTTGACCTTGATCTTCTACTGCGAAACTCTTCCTCTTTTCCATATGCGTATCGCGCGGGCATTACTGAGCTCGAGAAGCCCCTTATGATGGACATCGCAAGTAACGCGATGGAGGAAGTTATCAGGCTTGTGCAGGTGGATGAACCCCTGTGGGTGAAGTCTGGAAGTGATGGGAGGGAAATACTTCAACTTGAGACATATGACAGGATGTTTAAAAGGTCAGGCCATCAGCTCAAGTTTCCAGATGTTCGAATTGAGGCATCAAGGGGTTCGGCAGTGGTCGTTATGGATGCTACGACATTGATCGATATGTTCATGGACGCG AGTAAGTGGGCAGAGCTGTTTCCGACAATTGTTTCAAAAGCAAGGACCATTGAAGTCCTTTCGTATGGAATGGCTCAAAGCAGAAGTGGGTCGTTGGAATTG ATGTATGAGGAGCTACAGGTTGTTTCACCAGTTGTTCCTACTCGTgaattcttcttcttaagatgcTGCCAACAAATTCAACCAGGCGTGTGGGTGGTTGCTGATGTTTCAGTGGATTATCCTCGGGCTAATCAGCTCACACCTTTTTCTCAATCAAAGAGACTTCCTTCTGGCTGTTTGATCGAGGAAATGGCAAATGGATATTCTAAG gtgacttgggtcgaacatgtggagattgaagaaaataatctaattCCGGTACTCTTCAAGGATCTGATAGATAGTGGATTTGCATTTGGAGCACAACGTTGGCTAGCCGCCCTCCAGAGAATGTGCGATAGACTTTCTTGCTTAGCCATTGTCGGACTTCCAACTCGAGAGCTCGGAG CAGTGACACCCTCGGCTGATGGTAAGAAAAGCATGATGAAGCTTGCCCAGAGGATGGTGAACAATTTCTGTTCCAATATCGGTGCTTCGAATGATCACAAGTGGATCACGCTACCGGGGTTGAATGATGCTGGAGTCAGGGTTACACTTCACAAAAACACGGACGCCGGCCAGTCCAGTGGCGTCCTGCTCAGTGCAGCAACTACAATATGGCTCCCTATATCACCTGAGAGGGTCTTcagtttcttcaaggatgaacgAACTCGAGCTCAG tGGGATGTTCTATCAAATGGAAACACCGTCCAAGAGGTAACCCATATAATGACCGGCTCACATCTAGGGAACTGCATTTCTCTTCTTCGT GGACTCAATTCTGGTCAGAACACCATGTTGATACTTCAAGAGTGCTGCACCGATGCGTCAGGTTCTGCGGTGGTCTATTCTCCGATCGACATACCGGCGATCAACGTAGTCATGAGCGGCAAAGACCCATCCTTCATTTCTCTTTTGCCTTCGGGCTTCACCATACTGCCAGATGGGCGATCAGTGGGGGGACAAGGGGCCTCGTCCAGCTCAAATCCACTGGGAGGCTCATCTGGCTCACTGGTCACCGTAGCATTTCAAATACTTATGAGCAGCTTGCCATCGGCGAAGCTTAACATGGAGTCAGTAATGACAGTTAATAACTTGATCGGCACCACAGTTCGGCAAATAAAGGCAGCCTTGAACTGTCCTGATATCTGA
- the LOC122028630 gene encoding homeobox-leucine zipper protein ROC8-like isoform X2, whose amino-acid sequence MDSGDDHDVLDSRGRKKRYHRHTPRQIQDLESMFKVCPHPDEKQRMQLSRDLGLEPRQIKFWFQNRRTQMKAQQDRSDNCLLRSENDKIRCENITMRAALKNVICPSCGSSSCTEDPYFDEQKLRMENSRLKDELDRVSSLASRYLGRPVTQLPPGQSVSISSLDLSVGCYSNPGISSSLDLDLLLRNSSSFPYAYRAGITELEKPLMMDIASNAMEEVIRLVQVDEPLWVKSGSDGREILQLETYDRMFKRSGHQLKFPDVRIEASRGSAVVVMDATTLIDMFMDASKWAELFPTIVSKARTIEVLSYGMAQSRSGSLELMYEELQVVSPVVPTREFFFLRCCQQIQPGVWVVADVSVDYPRANQLTPFSQSKRLPSGCLIEEMANGYSKVTWVEHVEIEENNLIPVLFKDLIDSGFAFGAQRWLAALQRMCDRLSCLAIVGLPTRELGVTPSADGKKSMMKLAQRMVNNFCSNIGASNDHKWITLPGLNDAGVRVTLHKNTDAGQSSGVLLSAATTIWLPISPERVFSFFKDERTRAQWDVLSNGNTVQEVTHIMTGSHLGNCISLLRGLNSGQNTMLILQECCTDASGSAVVYSPIDIPAINVVMSGKDPSFISLLPSGFTILPDGRSVGGQGASSSSNPLGGSSGSLVTVAFQILMSSLPSAKLNMESVMTVNNLIGTTVRQIKAALNCPDI is encoded by the exons ATGGACTCCGGCGACGACCACGATGTTCTTGACTCACGCGGGAGGAAAAAACGGTACCACCGGCACACCCCGCGGCAGATTCAGGACCTCGAATC GATGTTCAAGGTGTGTCCGCACCCGGACGAGAAGCAGAGGATGCAGCTGAGCCGTGACCTTGGGCTGGAGCCGCGGCAGATCAAGTTCTGGTTCCAGAACCGGAGGACGCAGATGAAG GCACAACAAGATAGGTCGGATAACTGCTTGCTGCGCTCCGAGAACGACAAGATCAGGTGTGAGAACATCACGATGAGAGCGGCTCTTAAAAATGTCATCTGCCCTTCCTGCGGCAGCTCCTCCTGCACCGAGGACCCCTACTTCGACGAGCAGAAACTGCGGATGGAGAACTCGAGGTTGAAGGACGAG CTTGATCGTGTCTCTAGTCTAGCGTCGAGGTACCTTGGAAGGCCCGTTACCCAGCTTCCCCCGGGACAATCAGTATCCATCTCATCATTGGACCTATCTGTCGGCTGTTACAGTAATCCAGGGATAAGCTCTTCCCTTGACCTTGATCTTCTACTGCGAAACTCTTCCTCTTTTCCATATGCGTATCGCGCGGGCATTACTGAGCTCGAGAAGCCCCTTATGATGGACATCGCAAGTAACGCGATGGAGGAAGTTATCAGGCTTGTGCAGGTGGATGAACCCCTGTGGGTGAAGTCTGGAAGTGATGGGAGGGAAATACTTCAACTTGAGACATATGACAGGATGTTTAAAAGGTCAGGCCATCAGCTCAAGTTTCCAGATGTTCGAATTGAGGCATCAAGGGGTTCGGCAGTGGTCGTTATGGATGCTACGACATTGATCGATATGTTCATGGACGCG AGTAAGTGGGCAGAGCTGTTTCCGACAATTGTTTCAAAAGCAAGGACCATTGAAGTCCTTTCGTATGGAATGGCTCAAAGCAGAAGTGGGTCGTTGGAATTG ATGTATGAGGAGCTACAGGTTGTTTCACCAGTTGTTCCTACTCGTgaattcttcttcttaagatgcTGCCAACAAATTCAACCAGGCGTGTGGGTGGTTGCTGATGTTTCAGTGGATTATCCTCGGGCTAATCAGCTCACACCTTTTTCTCAATCAAAGAGACTTCCTTCTGGCTGTTTGATCGAGGAAATGGCAAATGGATATTCTAAG gtgacttgggtcgaacatgtggagattgaagaaaataatctaattCCGGTACTCTTCAAGGATCTGATAGATAGTGGATTTGCATTTGGAGCACAACGTTGGCTAGCCGCCCTCCAGAGAATGTGCGATAGACTTTCTTGCTTAGCCATTGTCGGACTTCCAACTCGAGAGCTCGGAG TGACACCCTCGGCTGATGGTAAGAAAAGCATGATGAAGCTTGCCCAGAGGATGGTGAACAATTTCTGTTCCAATATCGGTGCTTCGAATGATCACAAGTGGATCACGCTACCGGGGTTGAATGATGCTGGAGTCAGGGTTACACTTCACAAAAACACGGACGCCGGCCAGTCCAGTGGCGTCCTGCTCAGTGCAGCAACTACAATATGGCTCCCTATATCACCTGAGAGGGTCTTcagtttcttcaaggatgaacgAACTCGAGCTCAG tGGGATGTTCTATCAAATGGAAACACCGTCCAAGAGGTAACCCATATAATGACCGGCTCACATCTAGGGAACTGCATTTCTCTTCTTCGT GGACTCAATTCTGGTCAGAACACCATGTTGATACTTCAAGAGTGCTGCACCGATGCGTCAGGTTCTGCGGTGGTCTATTCTCCGATCGACATACCGGCGATCAACGTAGTCATGAGCGGCAAAGACCCATCCTTCATTTCTCTTTTGCCTTCGGGCTTCACCATACTGCCAGATGGGCGATCAGTGGGGGGACAAGGGGCCTCGTCCAGCTCAAATCCACTGGGAGGCTCATCTGGCTCACTGGTCACCGTAGCATTTCAAATACTTATGAGCAGCTTGCCATCGGCGAAGCTTAACATGGAGTCAGTAATGACAGTTAATAACTTGATCGGCACCACAGTTCGGCAAATAAAGGCAGCCTTGAACTGTCCTGATATCTGA